A window from Hydrogenobacter hydrogenophilus encodes these proteins:
- a CDS encoding class I SAM-dependent methyltransferase, giving the protein MAHKFDPSKLEKLDDPSRIELFDPPKVLKEFGLRKGMTVLDVGTGAGFYLPYLSEAVGEEGKVYAIDIEESAVEYAKRKVESLGLKNVEVLKSEENKVPLPDGSVDFIFMAFVFHELENPVEFIKELRRVAKRFAYLAIIDWKKEERDKGPPPQEVYSEWEIGLILEDAGVRVGRVVELSKYAFGVYAMFVQEDTEGFKSPIKVPPGIV; this is encoded by the coding sequence ATGGCTCACAAATTTGATCCATCTAAGCTGGAAAAACTTGACGATCCTTCAAGGATTGAGCTTTTTGATCCCCCCAAAGTGCTTAAGGAGTTTGGGCTAAGAAAGGGTATGACAGTGCTTGATGTAGGCACAGGTGCAGGTTTTTACCTTCCTTACCTATCTGAAGCGGTAGGAGAAGAAGGAAAGGTTTATGCCATAGACATAGAGGAGTCTGCAGTTGAGTATGCCAAACGCAAGGTGGAAAGTTTAGGTTTAAAAAATGTAGAAGTCCTAAAGTCTGAAGAAAACAAAGTGCCTTTACCTGACGGTAGTGTTGATTTTATATTTATGGCTTTTGTGTTTCATGAGCTGGAAAACCCCGTTGAGTTTATAAAGGAACTAAGGCGTGTTGCTAAAAGGTTTGCTTACCTTGCTATAATAGACTGGAAAAAAGAAGAAAGGGACAAGGGACCACCCCCTCAAGAGGTGTATTCTGAATGGGAGATAGGACTTATCCTTGAGGATGCAGGCGTAAGGGTTGGTAGGGTTGTAGAACTAAGCAAATACGCTTTTGGAGTTTATGCCATGTTTGTGCAAGAAGACACTGAAGGCTTCAAAAGTCCTATAAAAGTCCCCCCGGGAATAGTATGA
- a CDS encoding ubiquitin-like small modifier protein 1 produces MAVVVRIPTPLRRLANGQGEVQVDAKTVRDAIEKLEEMFPGFKERLVDENGELRRFVNLYLNDEDIRFLKGIDSELKDGDVLSIVPAIAGGYLM; encoded by the coding sequence ATGGCAGTAGTGGTGAGAATACCTACACCTTTGAGAAGATTGGCAAACGGACAAGGAGAGGTGCAGGTAGATGCAAAAACCGTAAGAGATGCCATAGAAAAACTGGAAGAGATGTTTCCGGGTTTTAAAGAGAGGCTCGTAGATGAAAATGGCGAACTAAGAAGGTTTGTAAACCTCTATCTCAATGATGAGGATATAAGATTTTTAAAGGGTATAGACAGTGAGCTAAAGGACGGTGATGTGCTGTCCATAGTGCCTGCCATAGCGGGTGGCTACCTTATGTAA
- a CDS encoding 4Fe-4S dicluster domain-containing protein, translating to MIIDLDRCIGCLSCEVACKQEKGLESLNIRPMKVFRVEGLGETADAFFLPMNCYHCDPAPCVFACPTSAMRKRHDGVVYVQETLCIGCKACIIACPYGAITFNPNTMKVEKCDYCYKRIDKGLLPSCVSKCVTNCLYFVQVDQMPKERHIANRINSESLLKLFIWKESEPACVSSSE from the coding sequence ATGATTATAGATTTAGATAGGTGTATAGGTTGCTTGTCTTGTGAGGTAGCCTGCAAACAGGAGAAAGGACTGGAGAGTCTTAACATAAGACCTATGAAAGTATTCAGAGTAGAAGGGCTCGGTGAGACTGCAGATGCTTTTTTCCTTCCCATGAACTGCTATCACTGTGATCCTGCACCTTGTGTTTTTGCCTGTCCCACATCAGCCATGAGAAAAAGACACGATGGGGTAGTGTATGTGCAAGAGACACTCTGCATTGGTTGTAAGGCGTGCATAATAGCCTGTCCTTACGGAGCTATAACTTTCAATCCAAACACCATGAAGGTAGAAAAGTGCGATTACTGTTATAAAAGAATAGACAAAGGATTGCTTCCTTCCTGCGTTTCCAAATGCGTAACTAACTGTCTGTATTTTGTCCAAGTGGATCAGATGCCTAAGGAACGGCATATAGCCAACAGGATAAACTCAGAATCTCTTTTAAAACTCTTTATTTGGAAAGAGTCTGAGCCAGCATGCGTGTCAAGTTCAGAATAG
- the polX gene encoding DNA polymerase/3'-5' exonuclease PolX, whose translation MSKNKEIARIFEKMADILEFLGDNPYRIATYRRVANILSELNVDVEELVKSGKIYNIPGIGQSSVEKILEYLKKGKISKYEELKAKVPEDLLELMDVPNIGPKTLRLAYEKLGIRSKDDFLRAVRSGMLATLPGFGEKKLQNIMRGIELWEKSKERMTLIEAFEIGQEYLDYMKHLENLIEKIELAGSLRRRKETVGDIDILVSAPRQNWVKIHEHFVSFNGVKDVLLKGETKSSVVLENARQVDLRTVEPHQWGAALQYFTGSKEHNIRVRDIAKAKGLKLSEYGVFKADTDQWIGGSSEEEVYALLGMQTPPPEIRENAGEIELALEGKLPKLVSFQDIKGDFHIHTNWSDGIGTLEEMIETAYRMGYEYVVVGDHSLSSRVAKGLDVERYRQQWKEIDRLQKEYSSKGFYILKGCEVDILPDGSLDLPDSVLAEFDFVVASIHTRFSQDNTYRILKAIENPYVNLIGHPTGKSYGSRQGYPLDMEKIIKLARDTGTALELNTFRADLSPEHVRMCMAEGVYIAIVTDAHAPAHLKYMHLGVGLARRGWALPELVLNTKDIKGVKEFVLKKRKLLAVV comes from the coding sequence ATGAGTAAGAATAAAGAGATAGCACGGATTTTTGAAAAGATGGCTGATATTCTTGAATTTCTTGGTGATAATCCCTATAGGATAGCTACATACAGACGGGTTGCTAACATTCTTTCGGAGCTTAATGTAGATGTTGAGGAACTTGTAAAAAGCGGAAAGATATACAACATACCCGGCATAGGACAGTCAAGCGTAGAAAAGATACTGGAATATCTCAAAAAGGGAAAAATATCTAAATACGAAGAGTTAAAGGCTAAAGTACCAGAAGACCTTCTTGAACTTATGGATGTTCCAAACATAGGACCGAAGACTCTAAGGTTAGCTTACGAAAAGCTTGGGATAAGAAGTAAAGATGACTTTTTAAGAGCGGTGCGTAGTGGTATGTTAGCTACGCTACCAGGTTTTGGTGAGAAGAAGCTTCAGAACATAATGAGAGGTATAGAGTTGTGGGAAAAAAGTAAAGAAAGAATGACCTTAATAGAAGCCTTTGAGATAGGTCAGGAATATCTTGACTACATGAAGCATCTAGAAAATCTTATAGAAAAAATCGAGCTTGCTGGAAGTCTGAGAAGAAGAAAAGAAACAGTTGGGGATATAGACATACTCGTGTCTGCACCACGCCAAAATTGGGTCAAAATACACGAACATTTTGTAAGCTTTAATGGTGTTAAGGATGTGCTTTTAAAAGGGGAAACCAAGTCAAGCGTGGTGTTAGAAAATGCAAGGCAAGTAGATTTGAGAACTGTTGAACCCCATCAGTGGGGGGCTGCACTCCAGTACTTTACTGGTTCAAAAGAACACAACATAAGGGTTAGAGACATAGCTAAAGCAAAAGGCCTGAAACTCAGCGAGTATGGAGTGTTCAAAGCGGATACAGACCAATGGATAGGAGGAAGTAGCGAAGAGGAAGTTTACGCACTACTGGGTATGCAAACACCACCTCCCGAAATAAGGGAAAACGCAGGAGAGATAGAATTAGCTCTTGAAGGAAAATTACCTAAACTCGTATCCTTTCAAGATATAAAAGGAGACTTTCACATACACACTAACTGGAGCGATGGTATAGGAACTTTAGAGGAAATGATTGAAACTGCTTACCGAATGGGTTATGAGTATGTGGTTGTAGGTGATCACTCCCTCTCTTCAAGGGTAGCAAAAGGACTCGATGTGGAAAGATACAGACAGCAGTGGAAAGAGATAGATAGGCTGCAGAAAGAATACTCTTCTAAGGGTTTTTACATTCTCAAAGGTTGTGAGGTGGACATACTTCCTGACGGAAGCCTTGACCTTCCTGATAGTGTACTTGCAGAGTTTGATTTTGTAGTAGCATCTATACACACAAGGTTTTCTCAGGATAACACCTACAGGATATTAAAAGCTATAGAGAATCCTTATGTGAATCTCATAGGGCATCCAACTGGTAAGTCTTACGGTTCAAGGCAGGGCTACCCTTTGGACATGGAAAAGATTATAAAGCTTGCAAGGGATACCGGCACTGCACTGGAGCTAAACACATTCAGAGCAGACCTCTCACCTGAACATGTGCGCATGTGTATGGCAGAAGGCGTCTATATAGCCATAGTAACAGATGCACACGCACCAGCTCACCTAAAATACATGCATTTAGGTGTAGGGTTGGCAAGGAGAGGGTGGGCACTGCCAGAGCTCGTCCTTAACACTAAGGACATAAAAGGTGTTAAGGAATTTGTGCTCAAAAAGAGAAAGCTGTTAGCTGTTGTCTAA
- the selA gene encoding L-seryl-tRNA(Sec) selenium transferase: protein MREELLRSLPQVSKLIEHYKDRYPEVYVKQAVKDTLDQIRKEIKEGKRSTLTDLYEFLEESVRKKAQTKLRRVINATGVVINTNLGRSPLAEEVAEFVSYIAKGYSNLEYDLDEGRRGSRYKLVEEYLIQLTGCESAFVVNNNASAVFLVLNTHASGKEVIVSRGELVEIGGSFRIPDIMRASGARLIEVGTTNKTRLKDYEIAITENTALIMKVHRSNFYMEGFVEDVKVEDLLKLSLPVYYDTGSGLLLDLKTLGINSEEPDLKSCVEKGIHLISASGDKLLGGPQAGIILGKKHLVEPIKRNPLSRIVRIDKMTLAGLEMTLRLYMEERWQEIPILRMLSYKPSYLRRRAKKLYNLIKEKVPELELGIVKDTSKCGGGSLPELTLQTYCVSIKHEKLSAQELSRRLRNLDTPLIGRIKENTLLLDVRTILDEELKLIPDIIRKALL from the coding sequence ATGAGAGAAGAACTGCTTAGGTCTTTACCTCAAGTATCAAAACTGATAGAGCATTATAAAGATAGATATCCTGAAGTCTATGTCAAACAAGCGGTAAAAGATACTCTTGATCAAATACGTAAGGAAATAAAAGAGGGAAAAAGAAGTACGCTAACAGACCTTTATGAATTTTTAGAAGAAAGTGTACGCAAAAAGGCTCAGACTAAGCTAAGGAGGGTTATAAACGCAACAGGCGTGGTTATAAATACAAACTTGGGAAGATCTCCTTTAGCTGAAGAAGTGGCTGAGTTTGTAAGCTACATAGCAAAAGGTTATTCCAACCTGGAGTATGACCTTGATGAGGGCAGAAGGGGTTCAAGGTATAAGCTTGTGGAGGAATACCTTATACAACTAACTGGCTGTGAATCTGCCTTTGTGGTAAATAATAACGCAAGCGCAGTTTTCTTAGTGCTCAACACACATGCCAGTGGTAAAGAGGTAATAGTGTCAAGGGGGGAGCTGGTAGAGATAGGCGGAAGCTTTCGCATACCTGACATAATGAGAGCAAGCGGTGCAAGGCTGATAGAAGTAGGAACTACTAACAAAACACGATTGAAAGACTACGAAATAGCTATAACGGAAAACACCGCTCTTATTATGAAAGTACACAGAAGCAACTTTTATATGGAAGGTTTTGTGGAAGATGTGAAAGTGGAAGATCTTTTAAAGCTATCCTTACCCGTTTATTACGATACAGGAAGTGGACTTCTTTTGGATCTGAAGACCTTAGGAATAAACTCAGAAGAGCCAGACCTAAAAAGCTGTGTGGAAAAAGGCATACACCTAATATCCGCAAGCGGAGATAAACTTTTAGGAGGTCCCCAAGCTGGCATCATCTTAGGCAAGAAGCATCTTGTAGAACCCATAAAGAGAAATCCCCTAAGCAGAATAGTCAGGATAGATAAAATGACGCTGGCGGGACTTGAGATGACCTTAAGACTCTATATGGAAGAGAGGTGGCAGGAAATCCCCATCTTGAGAATGTTATCTTACAAACCATCTTATCTAAGAAGGCGCGCCAAAAAGCTCTATAACTTGATAAAAGAAAAAGTTCCTGAGCTGGAACTTGGGATCGTCAAAGACACATCTAAGTGTGGTGGAGGCTCCCTTCCAGAGCTAACCTTACAAACTTACTGCGTATCTATAAAACACGAAAAACTTTCTGCTCAAGAACTTTCAAGAAGACTTAGAAACCTTGACACACCCCTCATAGGCAGGATAAAGGAAAACACTTTGCTTCTTGATGTGAGAACCATACTGGACGAGGAACTAAAGCTCATACCTGACATTATCAGGAAAGCTCTGCTTTAG
- the yihA gene encoding ribosome biogenesis GTP-binding protein YihA/YsxC, which yields MKVEFLGSYVKDLPQDNIKEVVFVGRSNVGKSSLINMLVGKPIAKVGKEPGRTRAINVFLLEDYIKLVDVPGYGFAKVSKEERESWKELMERYFTERKNNIKCVFVLIDSKVGPTELDRLMIEWLRHKGINHLAVLTKSDKADQRELSKSLKELKRIGVQKVIITSAKEGRGKKELLKVIMEAKAELS from the coding sequence ATGAAAGTTGAGTTTTTAGGCTCTTACGTTAAAGATCTTCCACAAGATAACATAAAGGAGGTGGTATTTGTAGGAAGATCCAATGTGGGCAAGTCCTCCCTCATAAACATGCTGGTGGGAAAACCCATCGCAAAAGTGGGCAAAGAGCCAGGTAGAACAAGGGCTATAAATGTTTTTCTATTAGAAGACTACATAAAGCTCGTTGATGTGCCGGGATACGGTTTTGCAAAAGTTTCAAAAGAAGAAAGAGAAAGTTGGAAAGAGCTTATGGAAAGGTATTTCACAGAAAGAAAAAATAATATAAAGTGTGTGTTCGTGCTAATAGACAGCAAAGTGGGACCTACGGAGCTTGACAGATTAATGATAGAGTGGTTGAGGCACAAAGGAATAAATCACTTAGCGGTGCTTACAAAAAGCGACAAAGCAGATCAAAGGGAGCTCTCAAAAAGTCTGAAAGAGCTAAAAAGAATTGGTGTGCAAAAAGTTATAATTACATCAGCCAAAGAAGGCAGAGGTAAAAAGGAACTTCTAAAGGTGATTATGGAAGCTAAAGCAGAGCTTTCCTGA